One window of Syntrophorhabdaceae bacterium genomic DNA carries:
- the murB gene encoding UDP-N-acetylmuramate dehydrogenase: MKRYTSMKVGGPARLMAFPADEADLAAILRKCRDEGLNTRVVGNGTNVIVSDQGIDEALIRLTKMRKKTYKKTSDGISVEVAGGISLTALIRENARRGLSGLERLYWIPGTVGGALRMNAGSFGASVSDPLQEIRVMDREGKKEVRPKMAEEYGYRKSPVTPSDCVVNARFLLTEKPREEVLAEMEYVFNERMKRHPMEFPSSGSMFKSVHGEPAWKFIEQAGLKGYTLGGARVSEKHANFIINLGSARASDIFALTKKVKSEVFEKTGVLLEEEVEFWGFDA, translated from the coding sequence ATGAAAAGATATACATCCATGAAAGTGGGAGGGCCCGCGCGGCTCATGGCCTTTCCCGCGGATGAGGCGGACCTCGCCGCCATATTGAGAAAATGCCGCGACGAAGGGTTGAATACCAGGGTCGTGGGCAACGGGACGAACGTGATCGTAAGCGACCAGGGAATCGACGAAGCCCTGATACGGCTCACGAAGATGAGGAAGAAGACCTATAAGAAGACATCGGATGGCATCTCGGTGGAAGTGGCAGGGGGCATCTCGCTGACGGCCCTTATCAGGGAGAACGCGCGGCGCGGGCTCTCGGGACTCGAGCGGCTCTACTGGATCCCCGGCACCGTGGGCGGCGCGCTCAGGATGAACGCGGGGAGCTTCGGGGCGTCAGTCTCCGACCCGCTTCAGGAGATAAGGGTCATGGACCGGGAAGGCAAGAAGGAAGTGCGCCCGAAGATGGCGGAAGAGTACGGGTACAGGAAATCTCCGGTCACCCCCTCCGACTGCGTGGTCAATGCCCGCTTCCTCCTCACGGAAAAGCCGCGGGAGGAGGTCCTCGCCGAAATGGAGTATGTCTTCAACGAGCGAATGAAGAGGCACCCCATGGAATTCCCTTCCTCGGGCTCGATGTTTAAAAGCGTACACGGCGAGCCCGCATGGAAATTCATAGAACAGGCGGGGCTCAAGGGGTATACCTTGGGAGGTGCCCGGGTCTCGGAGAAGCATGCAAACTTCATCATCAACCTCGGCTCTGCCCGGGCTTCGGACATATTTGCCCTTACGAAAAAGGTAAAGAGCGAGGTATTCGAAAAAACAGGCGTATTACTGGAGGAAGAGGTGGAGTTCTGGGGGTTCGATGCGTAG
- a CDS encoding D-alanine--D-alanine ligase, which yields MRRDDMLMKKIGLLLGGRSSEREVSLKSGAAVKEALRRKGYKVVAIDPAERLVETLAQERIDAAFIVLHGKWGEDGSIQGLLEMMAIPYTGSGVLGSANAMDKITMKYILTAMGIATPAYKVAIQGESVEFPLPYVVKPANEGSTIGISIVREQKERKEALETAFRYDRKVLVEQFVAGQEITVAVVNGRALPIVEVRPESGFYDFEAKYTKGKTRYIVPAPMSKEAEKAAIEAALKVYHAFDLSGSARIDMLVDGLTPSVIDINTSPGMTETSLVPKAWAELGGTFDDLVEEILLGAALKI from the coding sequence ATGCGTAGAGACGACATGTTGATGAAGAAGATCGGACTCCTTTTGGGCGGCAGGTCCTCGGAGCGCGAGGTTTCGCTGAAAAGCGGGGCCGCGGTGAAAGAGGCGCTGAGACGTAAAGGGTATAAGGTCGTTGCCATCGACCCGGCCGAGAGGCTCGTGGAGACCCTCGCGCAGGAGCGGATCGATGCCGCCTTTATCGTCCTCCACGGCAAATGGGGCGAGGACGGCTCCATCCAGGGTCTCCTCGAGATGATGGCCATCCCCTACACGGGCTCCGGCGTCCTCGGCTCGGCCAACGCCATGGATAAGATCACGATGAAATATATCCTCACCGCCATGGGGATCGCGACCCCCGCCTATAAAGTGGCAATCCAGGGGGAGAGCGTCGAATTCCCCCTGCCCTATGTGGTGAAGCCCGCGAATGAGGGCTCGACCATCGGGATATCGATCGTGCGGGAGCAGAAAGAGCGGAAAGAGGCCCTGGAGACGGCATTCCGCTACGACAGGAAAGTGCTCGTCGAGCAGTTCGTGGCCGGCCAGGAGATTACGGTAGCCGTGGTGAACGGCCGGGCGCTGCCCATCGTGGAGGTAAGGCCCGAAAGCGGCTTTTACGACTTCGAGGCGAAGTATACGAAAGGCAAGACCCGTTACATCGTGCCCGCCCCCATGAGCAAAGAGGCGGAAAAAGCGGCAATAGAGGCGGCCCTCAAGGTCTACCACGCCTTCGACCTCTCCGGCTCGGCGAGGATCGATATGCTGGTCGACGGGCTGACACCTTCGGTGATCGATATCAACACCTCACCCGGCATGACCGAGACCTCACTCGTGCCGAAGGCCTGGGCCGAGCTTGGCGGGACCTTCGACGACCTGGTGGAGGAGATACTCCTGGGGGCAGCGCTGAAAATATGA
- a CDS encoding FtsQ-type POTRA domain-containing protein: MKKTLTLFFLIPLCVISTLTVIYLFSKEEPLFFLKNIKINGVRQIEETDVMSRVAPFLRESILSIDAAKMKEAITANPLVREVSIKRVFPFSIVIDVKEKQASALWINGDGKIMVLDESGSPYRGLKKGDDKDLYIINAREKAEAKSLYREISGWVREGIIKKDALSEIAYNDGNITLFGLENGVEIILGKEEQDKRLKRAVAVFEDAKKRGLLIKCIDARFEKGAIIQERKG; encoded by the coding sequence ATGAAGAAAACACTCACCCTCTTCTTCCTCATTCCCCTGTGCGTCATCTCGACCCTCACGGTGATCTACCTGTTCTCCAAGGAAGAGCCCCTCTTCTTCCTCAAGAACATCAAGATCAACGGGGTCCGCCAGATAGAAGAGACGGACGTGATGAGCAGGGTCGCCCCCTTTCTCAGGGAAAGCATCCTGAGCATCGACGCCGCGAAGATGAAAGAGGCGATCACCGCGAACCCGCTGGTGAGAGAAGTAAGCATCAAGCGGGTCTTCCCCTTCTCCATCGTCATCGACGTGAAGGAGAAACAGGCTTCCGCCCTGTGGATAAACGGCGACGGGAAAATCATGGTCCTCGATGAATCGGGCTCCCCTTACAGAGGCCTGAAAAAGGGAGACGACAAGGACCTCTACATCATCAACGCCCGCGAGAAGGCAGAGGCGAAGAGCCTTTACCGGGAGATCAGCGGGTGGGTCAGGGAAGGAATTATCAAGAAGGACGCCCTGTCGGAAATAGCGTATAATGACGGGAACATCACCCTCTTCGGCCTTGAGAACGGGGTGGAGATCATTCTCGGAAAAGAAGAGCAGGACAAGCGGCTGAAAAGAGCGGTGGCAGTGTTCGAAGATGCAAAAAAGAGAGGGCTCCTGATAAAATGTATCGACGCACGTTTCGAGAAAGGCGCCATCATTCAGGAAAGGAAGGGTTGA